In Cicer arietinum cultivar CDC Frontier isolate Library 1 chromosome 7, Cicar.CDCFrontier_v2.0, whole genome shotgun sequence, the genomic window cccgccaaattttaaagtaaatgcttttgtatcttccatacaaataggacaagctaatttaccatgggtgccccatcctgacaacatcccataagcggggaaatcattaatggtccacatcaatgcagctctcatcataaaattttctctccgagcaatatcatatgtcaagacaccattccacaacctcttcaaatcgtcaatcaaaggttgtaaaaaaatatcaataccagttgtaggattagaaggacctggtatcacagcagctaagaacatataaggtttagacatacacatattaggaggaagattgtaaggagtaacaataaccggccaacaagaataaggagtagacgatgcttgtatgtacggcgtaaatccatctgaggataatccaagtcttacattgcgtggatctgacgcaaaatcaggatgcatttgatcaaagtgtttccatgcctgaccatcagacggatgtcgcaactcgcttgaatttcttctattctcataatgccacgtcatCTTTTCTGCAGTTTGCATTGGTGCAAACAttctctgcaatcttgatacaataggtaggtaaaacattgctttccttggaattgattttcccctacttaccctagagttattcctttggtgataccttggttgttgacaaaacttacattcaactaagttagcatcattcataccaaattcattgtcataatacaacatgcaacctttaacagaccaatcaatcctcttgacacctaatcctaactttgacactaaccgtttAGCATCgtaataactttgcggcaaaccatctctaacaggtgttgcgtctagcatcattttagtcagcaaatccaaagctaaatcaggaacatgaaattgagactttagacctaatagtctaatacacattgataactttgagtttggagctccttcaaacaacggtttatttgtctctttcaaaagaccataaaatcttTGAGCTTCTTCATTCGGAAGTCCATCGctatcgtcatattgatcttcattgaatgacaaattaaccccaacaaCATCCgaaatcatatcattcatcaccCCAAAGTGTTGatagatataataatatatacctaacatgttagtactacttgaaggacctatGTTATTCTCCACAcatgtactagtattaggcgccgcCGGAGACTCTTCcccatgattagtccaaatctagtagttaggcataaatccatTTGCATataaatgcactcttatttcatcttcacttttaaaccatctacatcgacataaacaacatggacatcttATTCCCCCTTGATCTTCGACAATTTTCGgcactctcgcaaaattgaTTGGGAAGAGTTAACCGTTAGATGAAGTCGCTCATACGAAAGATTTCATCCTTAGGAGGTGagggctatcaacgagatgtaaaCTCCCTAATTGATGTGCTATAATGCATTTGGAGATTGAGAAGAGACGTTATgagttagatggagccgcccttAAGATAAAGATCATCcttaggaggagagggctaATAATGAGATGTAGTTGCCTATTGGttccaaaaaaattatgtttttacttgtttaattttttatgatatttttgacGTTGCTCATTTTGATTTCACTTCTGTATGAACTTCATTGTAGATATTTCTTCTTAAGCGgctaaattataaatttaataattttattatgtgtatattttatttgagaattatctatattttagaTAGCATTGTTTAACATAATTCCCACaagattgtaaaataattattcgtgcatttttgtgtttcccttctacttggtggtggttgttgtctcctcactaagtctttttGACATACCCCTTCATGTTGTGACTGAGTTAACAGtttgaaacataattttatgAAGTTGGAAACGTTGAAGATACAGAGGATACTGAGTTAACAAtttgaaacataattttatttagaaCTATTTAATTGTCTAATTGTTAAGTTGTTGATTGGTTTGTCAGGttaggagtatagcttgtgcgaCGATCACAACGTACAATTTTTGGGTCGTGACAATAGAAATCCGATATCATCTCTAATTGGAGCACATgagagtttttatattttatagataagATGGGAAATGGGAGTTAATATCTAGTATAGTATATTGATAGATTGTTGGTATCTTGAGGtaaattgttaattaaaaagTCGTTACCTCAAGATTTTGGTGAAATTTTCAAGTAATAATCGGTGAAGTCGTGATGCATTTCCTAAAACatgaataagttcattttaaaTGAAGTTTTGGAGTAGTCAGTGTCAATCTGCGAACATACATATTCAGAgtgtacataaatttatttatttttgtactaAATACAAATTTCCAAGACttaatagaaaaatatcaaagCCTTGGAGCATGAATCACTCTCCACCTCTCACTcataaacaaacaaataaataaactaaagaaACTTATGTAAAGATATCAAAgaagaatgaatgaataaataaaataaaaataaataaaataaaataaataagttaaataaagagagttttagaactatcaagttgtaccacttgtatcctaacaactcaaagattaaaaagatgtcacatctaattaatctttaacataatatttatttgtatttttatgatgaaattgatatttaattatgaagaaaattaaaccCCTTTTTTTTAAGCAATATACAAGGCCAATCCGAAAACAGCAAGCCAACCAAACAAGTGATTTGTGTTACCCTGTCCAATAATATAACATGCTGCAGACAGAAGTGTCAATGCTCCAACGACACCTGATAAACTAGCAAGAGCAAGCTTTTTCCTCCCCAAATGATCGACAAGGTAAATACCAAGAACCGTTCCTGCAGCATTCATACCAGAGACAAAAAGTGAAAGAAAGAGAGCCGCTTGATTGGATTTGAATCCAGCCATCTGAATGATTGTAGGACTGTAATACATCACAATGCTGATACCAGCAAACTGTTGAAATGCTTGAAGTCCAGCACCACAAATGAATGCCAGTCTGATTTCTTTAAACTTGAAAACATCAGTGTATTGAACTTTCACTTGTCTCTTGCTTTCTTTCTCCAAGTTATCTTCCAAAATTTGGATCTCGTCTTCCAATCTAGGCGATGAGTATATCTTAGAAAGTACAAGAGTGGCTTCTTCTTTCCTATTCTTCATGTAAAGCCATCTAGGGGATTCAGGGAGAAAAGACATGAGAAGAAGTTGAACAACAGCAGGGGTACCAGCAAGAGCAAGCATCCATCGCCATGTCCCAGGAACTCTTGTCAAACCATAATTgacaacaaaagaaagaaactGTCCACCAGTAACCATAAGTGTATTAGCACTAACTAATCCACCTCTAATTTCAGTTGGAGATGCTTCAGCTATATAAACAGGTGCAGTAACAGATGCCATACCCACACCCAAACCAACAAGTAACCGACCCGCTATTATTACATATGGATTTGGGGCTGCTGCCATTATAAGTGATCCAACTATGAAGTTTATGTCTGCAATAATAGTTGCTGTTTTACGCCCCCAAGCATCGTTAATCACACCCCCCATGGCAGCACCGAATATTGCCCCCAACAACGCCATCCCAACAATTAACTCTTGAATAAAGCTACTAATCCTCACCATCTCAAAATCCTCTTTTATATACAAAAGTGCACCAGATATCACACCTgcattaattatatatgaattgAATCTCAGTGTACTAGTAGTCCAAATTTTAAACTTACTTTGAGACCCAGTTACATACCTGTATCGTAGCCAAATAGAAGACCACCAATTCCGGCGGCAAATGTGGTTCCAAGAATGTAAGGGTTTTGGAACATGGAAATTTTGCGATCAGGATGCATCTCGAGGTAACCGGAGCTTCCTGCTTGCATGGTAATTGGCATTCCCACCACCATTGTGGCTGTTTgaattgaagatgaaataataAGGAAAGATTATAACGAATGAAGGAGTTGTTGTTGGATTTGAAAGGGAGAaggtgttatatatatatacatatatatatatatagaagagcTAAATATAGGGATCTAGATAGTTCTAGTTCTGATATTTTCTTAACCATAATAGCGATACGAGGCTTCAAATCTCACAAAAGGAAACAAAAAGGCGGCATTGTTAATAGTTAGTTGTTAGTTGTTAGTTGTTATATCTCTCCCGCCAAGTATCGCAACATTGCTTTCCTTCCTATTTTTGACTTAACTTCCTCAATATCTCCTCCTTTCTAGGCTCATGTGCTTCAAAaactttgtttttatataatttaacaatttCAGATATTTATTTTCgtaactaactaattaactaCTTATCATTTCAAATATAACATCTTTATAAACTTTTATCGTCTTAGCTACTAATGATATGTATATATATCTTTCAAActttataatatcttttttcATTCGTATAcgaaattataatatatttttaaagatggATCATATGAAAAGATGCTGAaagcaatttatttattatagtgataaagataaaaattaatattaagattaaaatcgagaaaatgttaatataaaaattaagattcaGATTATAATGcgagtttatttatttatttatttatttttatttttatttttattttttatttttataacttttttatggTGAATGTTTATTCAGTTGGTAAGGAGTTGGTCTGATTCCCGTAAGCACTAAGTTCAACTTTTTTATAGTGTATAATATTACATAAAACTTCATGTCGAATACATTTAGACATTaagaagaataatttttaaCTAGCAAATAATAGAATGGCCACGCATTCACTATGAGATTTTGGTAAGAACTTTTATGAGCCTTACTATAGTGGCAATGGTATACATATAAAGGAGCCTAGAAAGTTGTGACTCTTCTCTTTATCTTAGATCTAACTACGTTATGCACTAACATCTTCAATATACCCATGGTGAattttgatgtgttcataataaTTCATGATGGATACATTAAAGCACTAAGAAGAATCTTGCACAGCTTTTTGTGGTTCCAATGGTATGTAAATCATGAAACAAAGTAATTTTTGGTTGTTCACTTTGACATAGATGACACAAAATGCTTTAGAGGAACACTTTAACTAAATTGTTGAAGTATGCTCCATAATTCATCATCATCTCTAGAGAACAAACCTTATGCTTTGATGGAATTCTATGAGACCCACTGTTAGTCAAATCCATACTACctattatatataaagaaatttggtCAATAACAAAATCCTTGGTAAAAATCAAGTTCAACAATGAAAACCTATCAAAATCCAATAATCCACaccatattaaaaaaaaaaaagtgagtaagacaaaaaaaaatagcatattACAATTGAAagtattttatctctttttttttccaCTGAAGAAAgtgattatttataaaaaaaattgaattaattaccgtaaaaataattaaataaaagattgaATCAAAACAAACAACTCATAGAAACGAGATTGAAAAAACTTATACCTATGCTTTTAGTATCgagatttgaaaaaataaataaagttacaTTTTTAATCATACgaaaaagtaatatttatttcaaatttctcTAAAGGAATAGTGTAGTGGTTTGGTCAGAACCATccctataaaaaatatttatatcaaatattgtgttcaataatttataactaaacaaaaatttatactaAATTATCAAAAGGATTGAATTTGCATTACATAATACACTAGTTATAAATCTAACCAAAAATAAAGATAGTgattataaatcaaataaagtAGTAGTGCTTATAATTCACCCCTTTATGCGAAAATTACTACTTAAAGTATGAATTATATACatagtaaaattatatatatagtatggAAAGATATATACAACATCATTTGCAGATCACTAAATCATGTcattaagaaaaaatagaaaaatttcaaataaataatagcTTGAAATTAAAGTATCCAAATAAAAGcaataattcaaattatttacATTGATAAAAATAGAGGAGATTTATGTATATCAAATTACCTGTTTTTTAATCAAAGAAATCACAGTCGTCAAGAATTGTGTCAAATATTGTCATACGAAACTTGAAATGACAGTTGATAAACTGAACATTGCTTCGCTCGTGGATCTGGTGGAAACAACCAACTCAAAATTAAAtaggaaaaaatattataccTACTACAATATATATGCAATAAATGACAACACAAGAGGAATTACCTTATATTTCCATGTAAATAGTAATTGTTTTAGTATAATGAGTATCAAAGTATAGATGTGGCTACGAGACAAATAATCAATTCAATTATAAGAATTGATATGTGAgcacatattttatataattaaaaatataaatagatataGTTCTGCGAAAATAAGATAACAATGGAAGAAAAAGAGGGAACAAAGATTGTTGTTTTGGAAAAGCGCCGCAGACGAATTGTCAAAGTGAacacaaatacatatttataaagAATTTACTAGGGTAGGGTTTTTTGTTATGCTAAATTTTCACTTTaataattgtaataaaatattatataatattttagataataagttatatttaattgatcTTTGACCGAAAATTTAACTTATTCATGACTGATTAATTGGGTTGTCTatctactatttttataatactttttttttttatgattatatcTACTACAAAAAtacttattcattttttttttaatataataatactaCTAAGTCAAAGTtattagacaaaaataattttgtatgtgTCATCAAAAAAGGTGTAAGGTAAAgagttataataattatagatttttttaatacaaattgtataaatataaaattattttacgcTACAATGCCATCGCAACGACCACTATAATTCACTACgctaaaaatagtattttacaacgcttttaaattaaaagcgttgttgtatagtattttaaaattaccggaggatacaacaacgcttttctGACAAACGATTTTGCAGAaacgctgttgtagggtcataatgtttacaacgcttttgctGAAAGCGccgttgtagggtcatatagcggtttcacataatgtttacagcgcttttagaGCACTTTGgatataagcgctgtaaaatatagtgctctcacataatgtttacagcgctgtaaaatatagcgcttCCACATtatgtttacagcgcttttagaGGGCTATGTATATAAGTGCTGTAAAATATAGCTCTTTCACATAATTATAGGATCTTTTAGAGTGCTTTGTttataagcgctataaaatggtgcgtatttgataaaaatcattccctttaaaaaaaataaaaatatatttaatatgttttctCCATAACCCTACAAACCTTCCTCTACTGTGTGAACCCTCCTCTACTATGCGTCCTATTCTCGTTGAACCCTCCTCTATTGTGCGCCAATTTCTACTGAGTGATTGTTGTCTCAGGtgttgtatttattaatttgttgttgtcactaaaactgataaattgttacttgataaatcatataaaatatcacCTGATAGTAGATgacataattttgataaaacatataaattattacctgATAAATCAGATAAATTGTTatttgataaatcatataaaatatgttCGTTTTTTAAATCTGTTTGcacaattatataataaaatattatataatattttagatgataagttatatttaattgaaCTTATTCATGGCTGATTAATTGGGTTGTCTatctactatttttataatactttttttatgattatatcTACTACAAAAAtacttattcaattttttaaaaatataataatactacTAAGTCAAAgttattagataaaaataattttgtatgtaTCATCATACATAAAAGGTGTAAggtaaataattataataattatagatttttttataaaaaattgtataaatataaaattatttcacgTTGCAATGCCATCGCAACGACCACTATaattcactacgccaaaaatagCATTTTACAgccttttttaattaaaagtgttgttgtatagtattttaaaattaacggatgatacaacaacgcttttctGATAAACGCTTTTGCAGAAACACATTTGTAGGGTCGTATAGAGTCATAATGTTTACAACGTTTTTGATAAAAGGGccgttgtagggtcatatagcagtttcacataatgtttacaatgCTTTTAGAGTACTTTGGATATAAGCGCCGTAAAATATAGTGCTCTCACATAATATTTACAGCACTTTTtagagcgctgtaaaatatagcgctctCACATtatgtttacagcgctttgtttataagcgctgtaaaatataacACTTTCACATAATTACAGGATCTATTCGAGCGCTTTGTTTATAAGCGTTATAAAatgttatataatattttagataataatttatatttaattgaacTTATTCATGGCTGATTAATTGGGTTGTCTATCTACTATTTttgtaatactttttttttataattatatctaCTACAAAAAtacttattcaattttttttttt contains:
- the LOC101503012 gene encoding inositol transporter 1-like, with the translated sequence MVVGMPITMQAGSSGYLEMHPDRKISMFQNPYILGTTFAAGIGGLLFGYDTGVISGALLYIKEDFEMVRISSFIQELIVGMALLGAIFGAAMGGVINDAWGRKTATIIADINFIVGSLIMAAAPNPYVIIAGRLLVGLGVGMASVTAPVYIAEASPTEIRGGLVSANTLMVTGGQFLSFVVNYGLTRVPGTWRWMLALAGTPAVVQLLLMSFLPESPRWLYMKNRKEEATLVLSKIYSSPRLEDEIQILEDNLEKESKRQVKVQYTDVFKFKEIRLAFICGAGLQAFQQFAGISIVMYYSPTIIQMAGFKSNQAALFLSLFVSGMNAAGTVLGIYLVDHLGRKKLALASLSGVVGALTLLSAACYIIGQGNTNHLFGWLAVFGLALYIA